One genomic segment of Microbacterium sp. ProA8 includes these proteins:
- a CDS encoding response regulator transcription factor, with product MPDVAIRLLIADDHPVVRDGLRGMFAGDPRFDVVGEASDGAHAVELARALDPDVVLMDLRMPRLDGVSAIRRLRELGIAARVLVLTTFDTDSEVLPAVEAGATGYLLKDAPIDDLKRAVEASARGESVLSPTVATRLMHQVREPGSPISDRELEVLSLIAQGRSNREVAAELFISEATVKTHLLHVYDKLGVNDRAAAVAVGFQRGLLT from the coding sequence ATGCCTGACGTCGCCATCCGCCTGCTGATCGCCGACGACCACCCGGTCGTCCGCGACGGGCTCCGCGGCATGTTCGCGGGCGACCCGCGATTCGACGTGGTGGGTGAGGCGAGCGACGGCGCTCACGCCGTCGAGCTCGCACGCGCGCTCGACCCCGACGTCGTGCTGATGGATCTGCGGATGCCGCGTCTGGACGGTGTCAGTGCGATCCGGCGCCTGCGCGAGCTCGGGATCGCCGCCCGCGTGCTGGTGCTGACGACCTTCGACACCGACAGTGAAGTGCTGCCGGCGGTCGAGGCGGGCGCGACGGGCTACCTCCTCAAAGACGCCCCGATCGACGACTTGAAGCGGGCCGTCGAAGCGTCGGCGCGAGGTGAGTCGGTGCTCTCGCCCACCGTCGCCACCCGGCTCATGCACCAGGTGAGGGAGCCGGGATCGCCGATCAGCGATCGCGAACTGGAGGTGCTCTCGCTCATCGCCCAGGGCCGATCGAACAGAGAGGTGGCGGCGGAGCTCTTCATCAGCGAGGCGACCGTCAAGACGCATCTCCTCCACGTCTACGACAAGCTCGGCGTCAACGATCGCGCCGCCGCGGTGGCGGTGGGATTCCAGCGAGGGCTGCTGACGTGA
- a CDS encoding ABC transporter ATP-binding protein, which produces MPIAQIAGLRKGYAGRTVLDDVTFAVERGEIFGILGPNGAGKTTIVEILEGLRRPDAGSVRVLGMNPWKERRRLSESIGVQLQSAQLPDNIKVAEALRLYASFYARPTDWRVLLEEWDLVRLRSVRYAKLSGGERQRLMIALALVGQPEIVFLDELTTGLDPNARHATWELVRRLRDTGVTVVIVSHLMDEVEYLCDRVAILDGGAIVAVDSPAMLTARLGGERTMRFVLAGGASATLDTDFLHGLLGVINVRRLGRSVTVTGSRDIAARVEAALAEHEVPITDLRVSDTTLEDAFMSLADRSSDGGAS; this is translated from the coding sequence ATGCCCATCGCTCAGATCGCCGGACTCCGCAAGGGGTACGCCGGCCGCACCGTGCTCGACGATGTGACGTTCGCCGTGGAACGCGGGGAGATCTTCGGCATCCTCGGGCCGAACGGTGCCGGGAAGACCACGATCGTCGAGATCCTGGAGGGACTTCGCCGTCCCGATGCGGGGTCGGTGCGCGTCCTGGGGATGAACCCGTGGAAGGAGCGGCGCCGGCTGAGCGAGTCCATCGGGGTGCAGCTTCAGAGCGCCCAGCTGCCCGACAACATCAAGGTCGCTGAGGCGCTGCGGTTGTACGCCTCGTTCTACGCGCGCCCGACGGACTGGCGCGTGCTTCTCGAGGAATGGGATCTCGTCCGTCTCCGCTCGGTGCGGTACGCGAAGCTCTCCGGGGGTGAGCGCCAGCGACTGATGATCGCCCTGGCGCTCGTCGGGCAGCCCGAGATCGTGTTCCTCGACGAGCTCACCACGGGGCTCGATCCGAACGCGCGCCACGCGACCTGGGAACTCGTGCGCCGCCTGCGCGACACCGGTGTGACTGTCGTGATCGTGTCGCACCTCATGGACGAGGTCGAGTATCTGTGCGATCGGGTCGCCATCCTCGACGGCGGAGCGATCGTGGCGGTCGACTCACCCGCCATGCTCACCGCTCGGCTGGGCGGCGAGAGGACGATGCGCTTCGTGCTCGCCGGGGGCGCGTCCGCCACCCTTGACACGGACTTCCTCCACGGGCTGCTCGGCGTGATCAACGTGCGGCGCCTGGGCCGCTCGGTGACCGTCACCGGAAGCCGGGACATCGCCGCGCGCGTGGAGGCCGCGCTCGCCGAGCATGAGGTGCCGATCACCGATCTGCGTGTCTCCGACACGACGCTCGAAGACGCGTTCATGTCATTGGCCGACCGGTCGAGCGACGGAGGTGCTTCCTGA
- a CDS encoding DUF5107 domain-containing protein, with protein MTAERTDVDAVETATVLGTSHDPDEKLRLPDAPTELEAVIRRGGAVAWREPLTIRTYEPGEPSRYPMFLDHRVYQGSSGRVYPLPFTESVSDEATLRDWDAIHLENEYVRLVVLPELGGRIHVGYDKTTGYDFFYRNNVIKPALVGLAGPWISGGVEFNWPQHHRPATYLPVEASIEYDDDGTVTVWCHDHDPFARMSAQHGVRLRAGSSVVELAVRLHNRTDERQTFLWWANVAALVHDDYQSFFPEDVRYVADHARRALTAFPEADRPYYGVDYPALAQADPGANRIDWYKNIPVPTSYMIVDSGQDFFGGYDHAAGAGFVHWAERRVSPGKKQWTWGTGPLGQAWDAQLTDCDGPYVELMAGVYTDNQPDFSWLLPGETKVFTQYWYPIPAIGTAHQATPDAAVHVDRDGTWAATFAVTRPHRGALARIVRDGEVLASQNVDIDPGVPFRLETDMRFDGDEAIAAELLTTAGQLLVRWSPTVVGDEDPWVADEPPAPDAIDSVEELYLTGIHLSQYRHPTRSPLAYWNAGLERDPGDIRINLALADRDYRAGDYVTALGRVQTALARLTRRNANPVDAEAFYLHGLVLRRLGRIAEAEQAFGKAGWDGTWAAAAGFALAQSLAYRGQNRAALRVLDTLDGVVGHDARRVALRAILLRRSGADTDAEAVLLRALEADPLDATIRALAGRPLTDEAGLLLDVALDLRNAGALDEALQVLEWAATAAAAWSGNVRPIAHYIAAAVHEARGESARAAEERERAQGADLTRCFPFGLDALDALEAALAADPEDAVAHSLIGMLLYAHGRRPEAGAHWDRAITLGRVDAVLFRNAALAAYNIGHDDARAWDLYERAVTAAPDDARLRYEQDQLAIRIGQSSAERFIRLRSVEDLLLTRDDLTIEYVKLLVDAGEEARALEILTTRSFHPWEGGEGQAIAAWDAVIAANGLPQTEPPSTLGEARLQHVPPVARHAGGEIDYFATSLPELLLFARETTED; from the coding sequence ATGACCGCTGAACGGACGGACGTCGACGCCGTGGAGACAGCCACGGTCCTCGGTACGTCGCACGATCCCGATGAGAAGCTGCGGCTTCCCGATGCCCCCACCGAGCTCGAGGCGGTGATCCGGCGGGGCGGTGCGGTCGCCTGGCGCGAGCCGCTCACCATCCGCACCTACGAGCCGGGTGAGCCGAGCCGGTACCCGATGTTCCTGGACCACCGGGTGTATCAGGGGTCGAGCGGGAGGGTGTATCCGTTGCCGTTCACCGAGAGCGTCTCCGATGAGGCGACGCTGCGCGACTGGGATGCGATCCATCTCGAGAACGAGTACGTCCGCCTGGTCGTGCTCCCCGAGCTGGGCGGTCGGATCCACGTCGGCTACGACAAGACCACGGGCTACGACTTCTTCTACCGCAACAACGTGATCAAGCCGGCGCTGGTAGGGCTCGCCGGCCCGTGGATCAGCGGCGGCGTCGAGTTCAACTGGCCGCAGCACCATCGGCCGGCGACCTACCTCCCCGTCGAGGCATCCATCGAATACGACGACGACGGCACCGTGACGGTGTGGTGCCACGACCACGACCCGTTCGCCCGCATGTCGGCGCAGCACGGCGTGCGGTTGCGCGCCGGCAGCTCGGTCGTCGAACTCGCAGTCCGCCTGCACAACCGGACCGACGAGCGCCAGACGTTCCTCTGGTGGGCGAACGTCGCGGCGCTCGTCCACGACGATTACCAGTCGTTCTTCCCGGAGGACGTGCGCTACGTCGCCGATCACGCGCGGCGCGCGCTGACGGCTTTCCCTGAGGCCGACCGGCCGTACTATGGCGTCGACTATCCGGCGCTCGCGCAGGCCGACCCCGGTGCGAACCGGATCGACTGGTACAAGAACATCCCGGTGCCGACGTCGTACATGATTGTCGACTCGGGCCAGGACTTCTTCGGCGGGTACGACCATGCCGCCGGCGCCGGTTTCGTGCACTGGGCCGAGCGTCGCGTGTCGCCCGGCAAGAAGCAGTGGACGTGGGGGACCGGGCCGCTCGGGCAGGCGTGGGACGCGCAGCTCACCGACTGCGACGGCCCCTACGTCGAGCTCATGGCCGGTGTCTACACCGACAACCAGCCGGACTTCAGCTGGCTGCTCCCCGGCGAGACCAAGGTGTTCACGCAGTACTGGTACCCGATCCCCGCGATCGGGACGGCGCACCAGGCCACCCCCGACGCGGCGGTGCACGTCGACCGCGACGGCACGTGGGCGGCGACCTTCGCGGTGACGCGACCGCACCGAGGCGCCCTTGCGAGAATCGTCCGCGACGGCGAGGTGCTCGCCTCGCAGAACGTCGACATCGATCCGGGAGTGCCGTTCCGGCTCGAGACCGACATGCGATTCGACGGCGACGAGGCGATCGCGGCGGAGCTGCTGACCACGGCGGGACAGCTCCTGGTGCGATGGAGCCCGACTGTCGTCGGTGACGAAGACCCCTGGGTCGCCGACGAGCCCCCCGCTCCCGACGCGATCGACTCCGTCGAGGAGCTCTACCTCACGGGCATCCACCTCAGCCAGTACCGTCACCCGACGCGCTCGCCGCTCGCGTACTGGAACGCGGGCCTCGAGCGCGATCCCGGTGACATCCGCATCAACCTCGCGCTCGCCGACCGGGACTATCGCGCCGGGGACTACGTCACGGCACTCGGGCGGGTGCAGACGGCGCTGGCGCGGCTCACCCGTCGCAACGCGAACCCGGTGGATGCCGAGGCGTTCTACCTGCACGGGCTGGTGCTGCGGCGGCTCGGGCGGATCGCCGAGGCCGAGCAGGCCTTCGGCAAGGCCGGCTGGGACGGCACCTGGGCGGCGGCAGCGGGGTTCGCCCTGGCACAATCGCTGGCGTACCGCGGCCAGAACCGTGCCGCTCTGCGCGTCCTCGACACCCTTGACGGCGTGGTGGGCCACGACGCGCGCCGTGTCGCCCTCCGCGCGATCCTGCTCCGCCGTTCCGGAGCAGACACGGATGCCGAAGCCGTCCTGCTGCGGGCACTCGAGGCCGATCCCCTCGACGCCACTATCAGGGCGCTCGCGGGTCGACCCCTGACGGACGAGGCCGGGCTGCTGCTCGACGTCGCGTTGGACCTGCGCAATGCCGGAGCACTGGACGAGGCGCTCCAGGTGCTCGAGTGGGCCGCCACGGCAGCGGCCGCGTGGTCGGGCAACGTCCGCCCCATCGCGCACTACATCGCCGCCGCGGTCCACGAGGCACGCGGAGAGTCCGCACGGGCCGCGGAGGAGCGCGAGCGCGCCCAGGGCGCCGACCTCACGCGATGCTTCCCCTTCGGGCTGGATGCGCTCGACGCGCTCGAGGCGGCGCTCGCAGCCGACCCGGAGGATGCCGTGGCGCATTCGCTGATCGGGATGCTGCTCTACGCGCACGGGAGGCGCCCCGAGGCCGGCGCGCACTGGGATCGGGCGATCACCCTCGGACGCGTCGACGCCGTCCTCTTCCGCAATGCCGCGCTCGCCGCTTACAACATCGGTCACGACGACGCCCGGGCCTGGGATCTCTACGAGCGTGCGGTGACTGCCGCGCCCGACGATGCCCGCCTTCGGTACGAGCAGGACCAGCTCGCGATCCGGATCGGGCAGTCGTCGGCGGAGCGCTTCATCCGGTTGCGCTCGGTCGAGGACCTGTTGCTCACCAGAGACGACCTGACGATCGAGTACGTGAAGCTGCTCGTCGACGCCGGCGAGGAGGCGCGGGCGCTCGAGATCCTGACGACGCGATCGTTCCATCCGTGGGAGGGCGGCGAAGGGCAGGCGATCGCGGCGTGGGATGCGGTGATCGCGGCCAACGGACTGCCGCAGACCGAGCCGCCCTCGACGCTGGGCGAGGCGCGTCTTCAGCACGTTCCGCCCGTGGCCCGTCACGCCGGCGGGGAGATCGACTACTTCGCCACGAGCCTCCCGGAGCTCCTGCTGTTCGCCCGCGAGACCACCGAGGACTGA
- a CDS encoding histidine kinase: MGIAAHGGLDDRRVVRARALTLAWLAGAVVTSVLMPGVGLIREPRPTWIVLGSIGTLCFAVTQAGVLYGAVAPGGVRGRPGWTAAFVIATGLSIALVAPVAAGTWQSWAWIGAAVVGTLPVLLRPRWVVVAAAAVCVIGAAVASLTGGRAGQALVIVAVIGATSAVVNLSVLWLWRVIADAQAGHVAIAALAVSEERLRFAREVHDILGHTLTVIALKAELLERRSSAARPAPPNAAGRTAGVRDPSEAAEIRRLAASALEEMRAAVAGSRYVELVDEIDALRRVLEASGVRCTVRVEGDPAGRRLATLAPIAREAVTNVLRHSRASWCEIALMTVDRRTVLVVRNDGAAHGATHRDSASGGLAGVRERLREEGGVLTIVQDDDTFELRAELGAPA, translated from the coding sequence ATGGGCATCGCGGCGCACGGCGGACTCGACGACCGCCGGGTGGTCAGGGCTCGTGCACTCACCCTCGCGTGGCTGGCCGGCGCCGTCGTGACCAGCGTGCTCATGCCGGGTGTGGGACTGATCCGAGAGCCGCGGCCGACGTGGATCGTGCTGGGATCGATCGGCACGCTGTGCTTCGCCGTCACACAGGCGGGGGTGCTCTACGGGGCTGTGGCGCCCGGCGGAGTTCGGGGCAGACCGGGGTGGACCGCGGCGTTCGTCATCGCCACCGGGCTGTCGATCGCACTGGTCGCACCGGTGGCGGCGGGCACCTGGCAGTCGTGGGCATGGATCGGTGCGGCCGTCGTGGGGACGCTTCCCGTCCTGCTGCGACCGCGATGGGTCGTGGTCGCCGCCGCGGCCGTGTGCGTCATCGGCGCGGCCGTCGCCTCACTCACCGGCGGGCGGGCCGGTCAGGCGCTGGTCATCGTCGCTGTGATCGGGGCCACCTCGGCCGTCGTCAACCTCAGCGTGCTCTGGCTCTGGCGTGTGATCGCGGATGCGCAGGCGGGCCACGTGGCGATCGCCGCGCTCGCCGTCAGCGAGGAGCGGCTCCGGTTCGCCCGTGAGGTGCACGACATCCTCGGTCACACCCTTACGGTCATCGCCCTGAAGGCCGAGCTGCTCGAGCGCCGCTCGTCGGCGGCGCGCCCGGCGCCGCCGAACGCCGCAGGGCGCACCGCCGGCGTCCGGGATCCGAGTGAGGCGGCCGAGATCCGGCGGCTGGCCGCCTCCGCCCTCGAAGAGATGCGGGCCGCGGTCGCGGGGTCGCGATACGTGGAGCTGGTCGACGAGATCGACGCCCTGCGCCGGGTGCTCGAGGCCTCCGGAGTGCGGTGCACGGTGCGTGTCGAGGGTGATCCGGCAGGACGACGCCTCGCGACTCTCGCACCGATCGCTCGGGAGGCCGTGACGAATGTGCTGCGGCACAGCCGCGCGTCCTGGTGCGAGATCGCGCTGATGACCGTCGACCGCCGAACAGTGCTGGTGGTGCGCAACGACGGCGCCGCGCACGGCGCGACGCACCGGGACTCCGCCAGCGGAGGCCTTGCCGGAGTCCGCGAGCGGCTTCGGGAGGAGGGCGGCGTCCTGACGATCGTCCAGGACGACGACACGTTCGAGCTGCGTGCAGAGCTGGGAGCGCCCGCGTGA
- a CDS encoding ATP-binding cassette domain-containing protein: MDDVSFTVRPGSVTGLLGPNGAGKSTTMRMILGLDRPTSGTALVDGAPFSRSPAPMSTVGALLDATAVHPGRTGRTHLRALAATNGIGDGRVDAVLTMTGLTDAASRRIGTYSLGMRQRLGIAAALLGDPATLVLDEPVNGLDPDGVHWVRELARSLAAEGRTILISSHLMSEMALTADRVIVMGRGRVITDGPIADVIAQATRSSVLVRSPRGADLAGILTANGGLVDSTAADGALVLTGISAEAIGDLAAAHAIPVHQLVSQQGSLEDAFLSLTEGEQQFAAGEPADKESR; this comes from the coding sequence GTGGACGACGTCAGTTTCACCGTGCGCCCCGGCAGCGTCACGGGATTGCTCGGTCCGAACGGGGCCGGCAAATCGACCACGATGCGCATGATCCTGGGCTTGGACCGGCCGACCTCCGGCACGGCGCTGGTCGACGGTGCCCCGTTCTCACGCTCGCCGGCACCGATGTCGACGGTGGGGGCGCTGCTGGATGCGACCGCCGTGCACCCGGGCCGGACGGGCCGGACACATCTGCGCGCGCTGGCGGCGACCAACGGCATCGGCGACGGCCGCGTCGACGCGGTGCTGACGATGACCGGATTGACGGATGCCGCGTCCCGGCGCATCGGCACCTACTCGCTGGGGATGCGTCAGCGGCTCGGCATCGCGGCCGCGCTGCTGGGCGACCCGGCGACGCTCGTGCTCGATGAGCCGGTGAACGGGCTGGATCCCGACGGCGTGCACTGGGTGCGGGAACTCGCCCGATCGTTGGCGGCGGAGGGCAGGACGATCCTGATCTCCAGCCATCTGATGAGCGAGATGGCGTTGACCGCGGACCGGGTCATCGTCATGGGCAGAGGGCGCGTCATCACGGACGGACCCATCGCGGACGTCATCGCGCAGGCCACCCGCTCCTCGGTCCTCGTCCGCTCACCGCGCGGCGCGGACCTGGCCGGCATCCTCACCGCGAACGGAGGGCTGGTGGACAGCACGGCAGCCGACGGCGCACTGGTGCTCACCGGCATCAGCGCTGAAGCCATCGGGGACCTCGCCGCAGCCCACGCGATCCCCGTGCACCAGCTCGTCTCGCAGCAGGGCTCTCTCGAAGACGCGTTCCTGTCGTTGACCGAGGGAGAACAGCAGTTCGCCGCGGGGGAGCCGGCCGACAAGGAGTCGCGATGA
- a CDS encoding alpha/beta hydrolase — protein sequence MPAPTVVLVHGAFAESASWSGVIAALQSRGVNAIATPNPLRSVTTDAANVRSAVESIGGPVLLVGHSYGGAVITEAAVGSDAVAGLVYVAAFAPDHGETALGLTGQFPGSTLGETVRAYPLGDGTNDLIVDRELFPNQFAGDVPLEDAKIAAATQRAIRDFALGEPQPAETPAWKTLPSWFVFGTGDKNIPAEGLRFMADRAGSRKTVEIEGASHSVMVSNPGAVADLIQDALAHLS from the coding sequence ATGCCCGCACCCACCGTCGTCCTCGTCCACGGAGCCTTCGCCGAATCGGCGAGCTGGAGCGGCGTCATCGCCGCCCTGCAGAGTCGCGGCGTCAACGCGATCGCGACCCCGAACCCGCTCCGCAGCGTCACGACCGACGCCGCGAACGTGCGCAGCGCCGTCGAGTCGATCGGCGGCCCCGTGCTGCTCGTCGGCCACTCCTACGGTGGCGCCGTGATCACCGAAGCCGCCGTCGGCAGCGACGCAGTCGCGGGCCTCGTCTACGTCGCCGCGTTCGCCCCCGACCACGGCGAGACCGCCCTCGGCCTGACCGGCCAATTCCCGGGCAGCACGCTGGGCGAGACCGTCCGCGCGTACCCGCTGGGCGACGGCACGAACGACCTGATCGTCGACCGCGAGCTGTTCCCGAACCAGTTCGCGGGCGATGTTCCGCTCGAGGACGCCAAGATCGCCGCGGCGACCCAGCGCGCCATCCGCGACTTCGCCCTCGGCGAGCCGCAGCCCGCCGAGACGCCGGCGTGGAAGACCCTCCCGTCGTGGTTCGTCTTCGGCACCGGCGACAAGAACATCCCCGCCGAAGGACTTCGTTTCATGGCCGACCGCGCCGGTTCGCGCAAGACCGTGGAGATCGAGGGAGCGTCCCACTCGGTGATGGTCTCGAACCCCGGCGCCGTCGCCGACCTGATCCAGGACGCGCTCGCCCACCTGTCCTGA
- a CDS encoding response regulator transcription factor: MIRVLLADDEELIRAALAVLLDLEPDIEVVAQARDGRSAIESALRHRPDVAVMDLEMPELDGMRAAAELERARPECATVILTGRGRPVHMAAALRAGARAFVVKGAPASTLADVIRRVHEGGRYVDPVLAAEALTIPSSPLTERETEVLQLTGDGLDVGGVAARLHLARGTVRNLLISVRLKLDAASSPDAARIARDAGWIR; this comes from the coding sequence GTGATCCGTGTACTGCTCGCCGACGACGAGGAACTGATCCGCGCCGCCCTGGCGGTACTGCTCGACCTGGAGCCCGATATCGAGGTCGTCGCGCAGGCCCGTGACGGTCGGTCCGCCATCGAGTCGGCGCTGCGGCACCGACCGGATGTCGCCGTAATGGACCTCGAGATGCCGGAACTCGACGGCATGCGGGCCGCTGCCGAGCTGGAGCGGGCGCGCCCCGAATGCGCGACGGTGATCCTCACGGGCCGTGGACGACCCGTGCATATGGCGGCAGCGCTTCGTGCCGGGGCACGCGCCTTCGTCGTGAAGGGTGCTCCGGCATCGACCCTTGCGGATGTGATCCGGCGCGTCCACGAGGGCGGGCGCTACGTGGATCCCGTGCTCGCCGCTGAGGCGCTCACCATTCCATCCTCTCCGCTGACTGAGCGGGAGACCGAGGTCCTGCAGCTCACCGGTGACGGCCTGGACGTCGGGGGCGTCGCGGCACGCCTGCACCTTGCCCGGGGCACCGTCCGCAACCTGCTGATCTCGGTCCGCCTGAAGCTGGATGCGGCGAGCTCCCCCGACGCCGCTCGCATCGCCCGCGACGCCGGGTGGATCCGCTGA
- a CDS encoding alpha/beta hydrolase, with product MSGSSRIPLGDVDLWFEERGAGPTVLMMHGGFSDSRDFDDNLAALGSEYRLLLLDRRGHGRTADVEGPLTLEVMADDSIRFIEAVVGGPVAVVGYSAGAAVALRVAARRAELVTALVLFSGWFDADGLLVRPAATADWPAEIVHAYGEVSPDGIDHFPAVAAKIAAAARDEEPLTASELGRITCPALVAAADDDLVALEHTIELYRALPDGHLAVLPGATHLLLHEHPEECARLAADFLAGRRGLRRMPISRSAEAGRDS from the coding sequence ATGAGCGGGAGCAGCAGGATTCCCCTCGGCGACGTCGACCTCTGGTTCGAGGAGCGCGGCGCCGGTCCCACCGTCCTGATGATGCACGGAGGCTTCAGCGACTCCCGCGACTTCGACGACAATCTGGCGGCGCTCGGATCGGAGTACCGGCTGCTCCTGCTCGACCGGCGCGGACACGGCCGCACGGCCGATGTCGAGGGGCCCCTGACGCTGGAGGTCATGGCAGACGACTCGATCCGCTTCATCGAGGCGGTCGTCGGCGGTCCGGTGGCCGTCGTCGGATACAGCGCCGGCGCTGCGGTGGCGCTGCGGGTCGCCGCGCGCCGAGCGGAGCTGGTGACCGCGCTCGTGCTCTTCAGCGGGTGGTTCGATGCGGACGGACTTCTCGTGCGGCCCGCTGCGACGGCTGACTGGCCGGCCGAGATCGTGCACGCCTACGGCGAGGTCTCGCCGGACGGAATCGACCACTTCCCCGCCGTCGCCGCCAAGATCGCGGCCGCCGCCCGCGACGAAGAGCCGTTGACGGCGAGCGAGCTTGGCCGCATCACCTGTCCGGCACTGGTGGCCGCAGCCGACGACGACCTCGTCGCCCTCGAGCACACGATCGAGCTGTATCGTGCGCTCCCGGACGGCCACCTCGCGGTGCTGCCGGGTGCCACGCACCTCCTCCTGCACGAGCACCCGGAGGAATGCGCCCGCCTCGCCGCCGACTTCCTCGCCGGCCGCAGGGGTCTTCGGCGGATGCCGATCTCCCGTTCCGCTGAGGCAGGGCGCGACAGCTGA
- a CDS encoding sensor histidine kinase — MIAIPQSSKLEERHNRIERMLAVAPYVLLLVPTAVTTVLGAEWPDGLITLGVAAVAALWLWLMATRREPGVIFFIGLLVLIAILGWRNPWFAGLFGFTGYLYAWTVLRGAWRYAGVTLTAMINVAALMGDVLSSPLQFAAYVSFVVLTVPLVVLFSMMGDVTAERSAAYQQTVAQLQDVIAENAELHERLVAQAREAGIREERQRMAREIHDTLAQGFAGIATQLQAAQRAGIAGDDLAWRHHLDHAIRLTRDGLEEARRSVRAIGPAQLDATLLPDAVAAIAAEWSDRNGVRATVSVTGDSRPLHPEVEATVVRIAQEALSNSAKHADASRVGVTLSYMDDQVALDIRDDGVGFDAAQKSGDGRFGLTSMRQRVARLGGDLEVESAIGSGTAISATLPAIGARTSEEGSHA, encoded by the coding sequence GTGATCGCGATCCCGCAGTCGAGCAAGCTCGAAGAGCGCCACAACCGCATCGAACGGATGCTGGCTGTGGCGCCCTACGTGCTGCTGCTCGTGCCGACGGCCGTGACGACGGTGCTCGGCGCAGAATGGCCGGACGGCCTCATCACCCTGGGCGTCGCGGCGGTCGCGGCGCTCTGGCTGTGGCTCATGGCGACACGACGCGAGCCCGGGGTGATCTTCTTCATCGGGCTCCTCGTGCTGATCGCGATCCTGGGGTGGCGCAACCCCTGGTTCGCCGGCCTGTTCGGTTTCACCGGCTACCTCTACGCGTGGACGGTGCTCCGGGGCGCGTGGCGCTATGCGGGCGTCACCCTCACGGCGATGATCAACGTCGCCGCTCTCATGGGCGATGTCCTGAGCAGTCCGCTCCAGTTCGCCGCGTATGTGTCGTTCGTGGTGCTGACCGTGCCGCTCGTGGTGCTCTTCAGCATGATGGGCGACGTGACGGCGGAACGCAGCGCCGCGTATCAGCAGACGGTGGCCCAGCTGCAGGACGTGATCGCTGAGAACGCCGAGCTGCACGAGCGGCTCGTCGCGCAGGCCCGCGAGGCCGGCATCCGCGAGGAGAGGCAGCGCATGGCGCGCGAGATCCACGACACCCTCGCCCAGGGATTCGCCGGCATCGCGACGCAGCTGCAGGCCGCGCAGCGCGCCGGGATCGCGGGCGACGACCTCGCCTGGCGTCACCACCTCGACCACGCGATCCGGCTCACGCGCGACGGGCTGGAGGAGGCCCGACGCTCTGTCCGCGCGATCGGCCCCGCACAGCTCGATGCGACGCTGCTGCCCGATGCCGTGGCCGCGATCGCGGCGGAGTGGAGCGATCGGAACGGCGTCCGCGCGACGGTGTCGGTGACGGGCGACTCGCGCCCCCTGCATCCGGAGGTCGAGGCCACCGTGGTGCGCATCGCGCAGGAGGCGCTTTCGAACTCGGCCAAGCACGCCGACGCCAGCCGTGTGGGTGTCACCCTTTCGTACATGGACGATCAGGTGGCCCTCGACATCCGGGACGATGGCGTGGGATTCGATGCCGCGCAGAAATCCGGCGACGGGCGTTTCGGTCTCACGTCCATGCGGCAGCGTGTGGCTCGGCTGGGCGGGGACCTGGAGGTCGAATCCGCGATCGGCTCCGGCACGGCGATCTCGGCCACCCTGCCCGCCATCGGCGCGCGCACCTCGGAGGAGGGATCGCATGCCTGA
- a CDS encoding ABC transporter permease, protein MSTMARRDARSHVSATATLAAIEGRLLLRDPASLFTVAIPVFLLVVFGASSGAGATAVLPTTLATAIGLFGLYLVPTTLATYRERGILRRLSVTPLSPARLLGVQLLLQTVLALASCTLLVAVGAAMGAALPVDVVAFAAAVVLGLACLLSCGLLIGAVAPNGRAANGIGVLLYFPLAYLGGLILPPPLMPPAVLAIGAFTPLGALRDALAAAWDGGGSALSLGVMAAYAVCVSLAAVTLFRWE, encoded by the coding sequence ATGTCCACGATGGCGCGGCGCGATGCCCGCTCCCACGTGTCCGCGACCGCCACTCTCGCAGCGATCGAGGGGAGGCTGCTCCTCCGAGATCCGGCATCCCTCTTCACCGTCGCGATCCCGGTCTTCCTCCTCGTCGTGTTCGGCGCGTCCAGCGGGGCGGGCGCGACGGCGGTGCTGCCGACCACCCTCGCGACGGCGATCGGCCTGTTCGGGCTGTACCTCGTGCCGACCACCCTCGCGACGTACCGGGAGCGGGGCATCCTGCGCCGGCTCTCGGTGACTCCCCTATCGCCCGCGCGGCTGCTCGGCGTGCAGCTCCTGTTGCAGACGGTGCTCGCACTGGCGAGCTGCACCCTTCTCGTCGCGGTGGGAGCGGCGATGGGGGCGGCGCTCCCGGTCGACGTGGTGGCATTCGCAGCCGCCGTCGTACTAGGGCTCGCGTGTCTCCTCTCCTGCGGTCTCCTGATCGGCGCCGTCGCACCGAACGGCCGTGCGGCCAACGGCATCGGCGTGCTGCTCTACTTCCCGCTGGCGTACCTCGGGGGTCTCATCCTTCCTCCGCCGCTCATGCCTCCCGCCGTTCTCGCGATCGGGGCGTTCACTCCCCTGGGGGCCCTCCGCGACGCGTTGGCCGCAGCCTGGGACGGCGGCGGCAGCGCGCTGTCGCTCGGGGTGATGGCCGCGTACGCTGTCTGCGTCAGCCTCGCCGCCGTCACACTGTTCCGCTGGGAGTGA